The sequence below is a genomic window from Sander lucioperca isolate FBNREF2018 chromosome 6, SLUC_FBN_1.2, whole genome shotgun sequence.
GAATGGACTCCATGCATGTCTACAGTTTTAACTAAACTCCATTAGCAGCGAAGTTTCGTTTGATATCAGTGCATAACACAGTACACTACTTGCTTTGGAGATATCGATACAtgctttacattacattgtatTCTCAACATCGATGATGTAACTGTAACCAAGTGGCGTCCcatttcataggggtatgttttcacccctacCCCTTACCCCTCGTTTTTCGAGGGCCAAGGGCTAAGGGGTAAGggtaaggggtaggggtaaaATAGAGAAATGAGATGCAGCCTTAGTTATAGTGACTGAAAATGTTTAATTGACATTTGATCAAACCCAATCAGTATCCATCTGTTATTTGTTCACAGTTAATCACATAAAACTCAAAGTGAACAGGTAAAACTGTATAATAGCATTTGTACCATATGCTCGGTTATACTTGTACAATCTATTGCAATCCAGTATAACAGCTCTGCCTCTATGACTGCGTCAAAACCAACAAATCATTATCGCCATCATAAGAGTAGACTTCATGGCAGGGTGgttgtattggattgcattTGACTGCAGGTGTACCTAATGAAGTGCCTACTGAGTGTGTACATAGACTAAACATACATGTAACTTTTTATTATCACATCAGAGTGAGTGAATTAGATTTTTCTTTAATCCAAAAGCTTATGATGTTATTATAGTAATGAAAACTAAGTCCCCTTACAATCCTTCAGATGTCATCCTGGTTGCCATGGCAGTTAAACAGGGACAgttagacgtgtgtgtgtgtgtgtgtgtgtgtgtgtgttgcagtctAAGCGGATTGTCACCCATTAGGCACTTTAATGAGCCAAATCTGTTAATGTCTCatccagtgttggggaagtgaCTAATTattacaggaacacacacacactgtacacatacgtacacacgtacacacacacacacacacacacacacacacacacacacgcacacatgcacacacgcacacgcgcacacacacacacacacacacacacacacacacacacacacacacacacacacacacacacacacacacacacacacaaacacacacatgtattttaacaatttatttaagtCCACTTGAAAAGAATAATTTACAGGGACATAAATATTATAGATGCAgttaaatacatatacaaaatcATGGGCCATTGGCATACAGCAGGTATTCATAATATTAAGCATACCCCTCCATTCTAATGGGTATTAAGTAACAGTGTCTTCACCATATATGGCGGCTGCCTATGAAAGCAGACAGAGCACAGTACTTTGCTAGACGTTTAGCCCTCTCTTTGGGCATCCCAAGCTGATGAAGCCCTTTTACAACCAGCCTATGTGTGTGTCCTAAGCtgccaaatatatatatatatatatatatatatatatatatatatatatatatatatatatatatatatatatatatatatatatatcacctaTAGCCTAGCTCTGAGATGGTTTAGGAGTGGTTGATATTAAATGACCTTggtcaaaaaaagacacacacacacacacacacacacacacacacacacacacacacacacacaaacaatggtCAAAGATAGAGACAAAGTGAACACATATGGCACCAATAAAGCCGCTGTCACCCTCACAAATCAAGCCCAAAGCAGTCTTCGTTTAAATAGAGGAAGCTGACATTTAACAAATGGGTTTTTATCCTAAGTCGTTGTTTCCTTTGGGAGAAGCTTCTTTCTGAAATCTCTTCATCagcatgttacagtaaaagaaaCAACTCATTAAACCGCCTCTAGTGTGTAAGCAAAGGTTTTGATGACCCATAACATTATTAGAGAACCATAGTGTGCTCTAAATTCCTAACAATAACCATTTGGAGAGAGAATGTGTGAAACCTTTTACAATAAGTGACATTTTGATATGCTCCCATTACTGTAATAAACTttgaaacaagaaaaaaaactaaccgTTTACCCTACAATTAAGTTTACATATGCTATGAACATAATCTTGGACAATTCATCATACACTTGTAAAATGATCAACAACATTAATCTGAGACACCATTATGTAAGATACAAACTCTGCAGTTGATCCTTCACTGATGAATGAATCGCCAACATTATTGTAAACCCTGAGGTGTGAGATGAAATTGTGGAGATATCCTCTAGTTTAGAGACATTGGGagcaaaatattaaaaaaaactaataagcAGTATGTGTAAGTAATGTGTCACTCTCTTGTTTGCTTCTTTTagaattattttgtgtctgctTTGTTTAGCTGGTTTCTTAGGTTCATTACATTGTTGCCTGAGATCACTAAAGTTGTCTGGACTAATCTGTTTATTATTAGCGTGGTTTAATGGTTGATGAGTGTTCTCACATATTGTTGGTTTGTACATGCAGTGCGGACTATTGGGCAACTGGGACTGGTGGATCAGAGTCCATTTGCAGGGATTTATCTGTTTAATAACTGGGTGAGTTGTGTTGCATTACCCTAAGGGCCACATAATAACGCACTCTGGCGCTCAGTCGTCACTAATGCCCTGATCCTGCTAAATCGACCTGGTTAAGTCTCATATTAGGGGGCTGGTTCTTCCTCCATCCTGTCCCTTGTTCCCCTATGTACAGGAGCATCCTTCTCCAGCTCTCCTTGGGGGTTTCAGCCAGTGACAGTGAGGTGTATATAAGACCCAGTGAGGATGTTACCACCACTGAAGTTAGCCTGGACACTGCAGAAAGAAGACACTTAACCCTGACAAGGACGAGTCTTTCCTCTCTTCCCCAAGAGCCGAGCCTTTTAAAGTCAACAGGTGTAATAGGACAACCAAAATCTTTCCTCAGAATTCATCTGACCCCCCCTTCTTTTTGAGATCATGGACACAGCTGCTCTGATGACTCTTCTGGCTCTGGTTGTAGCAATGGCTGGCGTCAGTCAGGCTCTTCACATCCAAAGCAGTCTGGACAAAAATGACATCCTGCCAGACTCAGAGGAGAACATCGCCGACCACCTGCTGGGGCTGGTGAGACAACCCCACTTACAGTTCATTACAAGTCTTTAATTTAACCTGCTGTAGCAAGGACATATCTATCATTACTTATGTGTGTTTTCCCATTTAATTCATGTTACATCCAATTTGCAAAAAATTATTTTGgcatctgaaaataaaaatcaaatttTGAGACATATCTCAGGCACACACGTGTTAAATATCTGTGTGTCTCTAGGCAGGATTTAAAGTCTGTCTGCGTGCGACACAGACTGAATGAAAGAGTCTGTTCACAACCAGAAGTCATGCCAACATTTTCAGAGAAGTCTGTCACTCCATGTGATGAAGTATGTAAATGACATTTGAACCCTTTTATCAAGTGAGACAAGCTAAATCACACGACTCTCATTTAGATTTAAGATGGTGTTCCTCTTCAtggaacagtgggaaatacactgttatactgtatattctggGGTTGACAGTCAGTCAGAGCATGATAGAGCAGGAGGATTCAGATCATGAGGAAAATTATAAGGTTTTCCCACTGTGGTGTGAAGAGAGATTTATTTAGGATAAAGATACGGGTGGATGGATATTTGAGTGGTACATTGTTCTGCCTTTGCACACTGATATTCACATCTCAAGATCCCTTGCCACAGCAGGACTAAATGACTGGAGTTAGAAACCCAGGAGATTGTGATGCAACCCAAAATTGAATGCGGTTACAGTTACACTTGATGTTGTCCCGAGATATTTTTGTGGGGTtttcaaaaacagaatacaagCTTTTTGATGCATGGCTttgcatctgtttgtgtgtatgctgcTGTGCTCCAGGAGAGTGAAAACACAGATAACAGCATTGATGATCGTCTGCTGACCGCAGTGCTGAGAGCTCTGCTCCTCGGATCTCAGAGAGAAACCAGGGACTCTGTCCTCCATCAGCCACAGAGGTCAGTGCCATTAAGAGTctgtatttgtcacacacatacattacaaacaagcatacagtaaataaatctATAAGACTTTTCACATTTCGATTATCTAttgattattattaatacatgaaTATTTTCATTACGGAACACTCTGCTgcttattttcttgattaattacTTGGCCTGTAAAACAtcaaaaaactgtgaaaaatgcCCAGCCCAATGTCCTAGAGTTCAATGTGATGTCATCAAATTGTTTGTCTTGTTTTAATCTGATCAACAATATAAAAGCCAACGATATTTGATTTACTATAATGTATGACAAGAAAAAGctgcaaatattcacattttaaaagctGGAACACAAGACATTTTGGCTTCTAAACTGACTTAAACATATATCAAAATAGCTTTTCTGTCACCCAACTAATCATCGACTGATCGCTGCAGCTCCACAAGCAGAAATGTAACCCGTTTGCAACTATTTTAAATATCATGCTTGAGATTTTTTGTATAAGTGGTTCAGGAGCCAACCATCTCTCTTTTGGCAAAGACTAGATCATGTTTTGAACTGTTGAGTGTTTAGACATTACACACTAAAACTGTTGCCTCTTTAACCTTTGACCTACATCCTATGTAACACTCCATCTTGCTGTGATCAGTTAAACAAagtttgacaaaaacaaaaacaaaaaagtgattCTTTTGTATTTGCATCTTGTGTCGTGTGTTATTTCTGTCCAAGTTAATCCCTCATCAAACGTGTATGGTTcacaacatacagtaaaaatgtgtaaaaatctttcatttgaaccatatagtcactttaaattACATCAGTTTCTGCCTCTGTTTCTCCTCCCTTGCAGGTTTGGCCGCGGCTCTAGAGGACAAGTAGTGTCGGATGATCAGATACATTCCCGTGACTGGGAGGCTGCCCCCGGTCAGATCTGGAGTATGGCCGTGCCCCAGAGATTCGGCAAGAAATGATCTGGCAGGCAGATCCACGCATCAACGTCCTGGGGATAAGGCCAAGCAGTGGGCAAATGTGGAGAAACCAAATTTGAATGGATAAATCTgaattatataatttttttcaacattgtcCCAGCCAATTAGGCCTTGCTTGACACATTTAGTTAAATATGACatgagtttctttttttctgatttccaaCAAAAAATCTTGAGGGGTGCCTATTAAGGTAATTCTGAGCAGACCTATTTTTTCCTCACTGGAATGTTATTTAGGACCAAAAGTGTTTGCTGTAAATTGATTgctacattttttgttattctTCTGTTTTCTGGTCAAATAAAAGAGCTTtgaatgtatgtgtttgtgtgtgtgtgtgtgtgtgtgtgtaaactaaTCAATGTACAAAGATCAGGATTACAGTAATCTTTTTAAAAAATTACAGTATTGAGTACTACGCATcatctaataataatatattggaTATCTTGAGATTTACTTTTATACAGTATTGTTAAAAGTCTAATCTTTCAGTTTTCTGATTTACTTTGATTTGGTTGCTGGAAAACTTTTGTGGCGTAACATCAGCTCAGTTGTAATTGTTTAGAATACCCACACATGATTAGCAGGATGTTTATAGCACAGTTCCATATGTGTTGAGTATGCAGAAACATGAAACTATTGTCACAAGAAATTGTATTATCATTTAAACACTAACGGCTGGAAATTTCTACAGCAGGGACATCTGCTAGagaacataaacatacacaatcATTTTTCTACCACATTAAATTTGCCTGGCTCACTCAGACATGGGAGGAATGTCTGAGTGACAAATTCATTGAAGGACACACAGAAAGATAATGTACTGCAACGCATATACGAAAGACAATATCTTGTTTGGAAAGCTATCACTGGACTTTTATCTCTACAACCCACAGGCAGCCGTGTGCAGGTTTCATGGGACATGGAGGGATAATGTTTTATCCAGCTATCATTTATTTAATGTACATTGATGCACAGACCTTTTCTACAGACTAGCCGTGGCTattgtggttttgtgtgtgtggtaaatTTAAAAGCCACCTGGGGAAGTAGCATGCAATAAGCTTCAGCGCTAATTAAAACACAGCAACATGCAATTACTCTACGCTTTCACGGCTTCCGCAGCCAATTACTGGGAAGGAAAGCACGTCAGTCCCTCTTAGGAAGAGTCTTTTATTAGCCTGACCACCCAAAATGAAGAATAACCAGTGATGATTGGAAACTATTGACAGGTTTTTGACCATTTTATGGTTTAATCAATGTACATTGTTGCAATATTTACATTCACAGGCATAGCATATCTTTTTTTCTAGTCATTTCTCTTACACCAtccattatgttttttaatGTAGTTTTCAAAAATTCAACACTTGAAAAATAATGTGCATATTGTATAGGTCTAGTTCTTTTTACTAACCTAGCTTGAACATCATCACCACAAGAAGCAGGATAAGACAATAGgttcataaaatgaaaatacatgaAACCAACAGTAAGGTAAACAATGTTCAATATAAATCAGAGTCAGATACGTTGACCATTTTCCATGACCTCTTTGACTCTTCAACCGCAACAACTCACATCTCGCTTACGTCTCACATCCAATGGGGATTCCCAGTTAGTCATCCTCAAGACTGTCCAGTTAGCTCCTTATTTACCTGTGCTTATAAACCACCAGCTTTAAAGttgccatattatgctaattttcaggttcataattgtattttgaggttgtaccagaataggtttacatggtttaattttcaaaaaacaccatatttttgttctactgcacattgctgcagctcctcctttcACACGCTGTCAGgtttctgttttagctacagagtgagacctcttaacttctgtaacatctctgttgtcagtcgcacatgcgcagtagctaggtaaggattacatgagctacaACTTCGGcttgtacaaggcaggattagctgggagacttcttctaaacgagggcgcacttccaactttgcgtggaatacctgcagaacagggacatgtaagtagttctatacaatttattttgtagattaggtgaatttgtgtgtgttgtagcagtgttttgccattgggaacgagctagcatgctagcgct
It includes:
- the npffl gene encoding pro-FMRFamide-related neuropeptide FF like, translated to MDTAALMTLLALVVAMAGVSQALHIQSSLDKNDILPDSEENIADHLLGLESENTDNSIDDRLLTAVLRALLLGSQRETRDSVLHQPQRFGRGSRGQVVSDDQIHSRDWEAAPGQIWSMAVPQRFGKK